In one Pseudomonas sp. SCA2728.1_7 genomic region, the following are encoded:
- a CDS encoding 1-acyl-sn-glycerol-3-phosphate acyltransferase has product MGEFDAIRPYDDSEVPVVLARLLGDKAFLDILTHFRFPRFAGAFGWMLKPLIAHRLRREFADVTSVATLQDKVESYVDHTIERATDGVTYTGVEQFKSGSAYLFIANHRDIVMDPAFVNYAVYHAGLPTPRIAIGDNLLQKPFVSDLMRLNKSFIVHRSITGRREKMAAYQLLSAYINHSIRNDCASIWIAQAEGRAKDGDDRTESAILKMFHMSRKDEPFGEVIRSLNVTPVSISYEYDPCDQAKARELFIRATTGTYAKAPGEDDVSIAKGITGYKGRVHVNFAAPITELFEDTKQLAVEMDKQILGGYRLFPVHYLAYAQWADADPQLNVPKAAEVFPADELAKAQEEWQSRLDACPAEHRPYLVLQYATPVRNQYRVKAGLPL; this is encoded by the coding sequence ATGGGCGAATTCGATGCCATCCGACCTTACGACGACAGCGAAGTACCTGTGGTACTGGCAAGACTGCTCGGCGACAAGGCGTTTCTAGATATCCTCACCCACTTCCGCTTCCCGCGTTTTGCCGGTGCTTTCGGCTGGATGCTCAAACCACTTATAGCCCATCGGCTGCGTCGTGAGTTCGCCGACGTGACCTCAGTGGCGACTTTGCAGGACAAGGTCGAGTCCTACGTCGACCACACCATCGAGCGCGCCACCGACGGCGTGACCTACACCGGTGTCGAGCAATTCAAGTCCGGCAGCGCCTATCTGTTCATCGCCAACCACCGCGACATCGTGATGGACCCGGCCTTCGTCAACTATGCCGTGTACCACGCCGGCCTGCCGACGCCGCGCATCGCAATTGGCGACAACCTGCTGCAAAAGCCGTTTGTCAGCGATCTGATGCGTCTGAACAAGAGCTTCATCGTCCACCGTTCGATCACCGGCCGTCGCGAGAAAATGGCCGCGTATCAACTGTTGTCGGCGTACATCAACCATTCGATCCGCAACGATTGCGCCTCGATCTGGATCGCTCAGGCTGAAGGTCGGGCGAAGGACGGCGACGACCGTACCGAGTCGGCGATACTCAAGATGTTCCACATGAGCCGCAAGGACGAGCCGTTCGGCGAAGTCATTCGCTCGTTGAACGTCACCCCGGTGTCGATCAGCTACGAATACGACCCGTGCGACCAGGCCAAGGCCCGCGAGCTGTTCATCCGCGCCACCACCGGCACCTACGCGAAAGCGCCGGGTGAGGATGACGTGAGCATCGCCAAGGGCATCACCGGCTACAAGGGCCGCGTGCATGTGAACTTTGCCGCGCCAATCACCGAGCTGTTCGAAGACACCAAGCAATTGGCGGTCGAAATGGACAAGCAGATTCTCGGCGGCTACCGGTTATTCCCGGTGCATTACCTGGCGTATGCGCAGTGGGCCGATGCTGATCCGCAGTTGAATGTGCCGAAAGCTGCCGAGGTATTCCCGGCGGATGAACTGGCCAAGGCGCAGGAAGAATGGCAGAGCCGGCTGGATGCGTGCCCTGCAGAGCACCGTCCGTATCTGGTGTTGCAATATGCGACGCCGGTGCGCAATCAGTACCGGGTCAAGGCTGGGTTGCCGTTGTAA
- a CDS encoding TMEM165/GDT1 family protein produces the protein MLDSLLVPTAIVALAEIGDKTQLLALILAARFRKPWPIIAGIVAATLANHAAAGAVGAWFGSFFSNATLHWILAASFTATALWTLVPDKMDDDETSTARKFGPFLTTLIAFFLAEMGDKTQVATVMLAAQYPELWLVIIGTTAGMLIANVPVVLAGNFAADKLPLTLIRRLAASAFMILAIVAVYKAMQSSGWV, from the coding sequence ATGCTGGACTCGTTACTCGTTCCCACCGCAATCGTTGCCTTGGCCGAAATCGGCGACAAGACGCAACTGCTCGCGCTGATTCTCGCCGCTCGCTTTCGCAAACCCTGGCCGATCATTGCCGGCATCGTCGCTGCGACCCTGGCCAACCACGCAGCAGCCGGTGCGGTAGGCGCCTGGTTCGGCAGTTTCTTCTCGAATGCGACGCTGCACTGGATCCTCGCGGCGAGCTTCACAGCCACGGCGTTGTGGACGCTGGTCCCGGACAAAATGGACGACGATGAAACCAGCACCGCGCGCAAGTTCGGGCCGTTCCTGACCACGCTGATTGCTTTCTTCCTGGCAGAAATGGGTGACAAGACTCAGGTCGCTACGGTGATGCTCGCCGCGCAATATCCGGAACTGTGGCTGGTGATTATCGGTACCACGGCGGGCATGTTGATTGCCAACGTGCCGGTAGTATTGGCGGGTAACTTTGCCGCGGACAAATTGCCGCTGACCTTGATCCGTCGCCTCGCGGCGTCGGCGTTCATGATTCTGGCGATCGTTGCGGTGTACAAGGCGATGCAGAGCAGTGGCTGGGTTTGA
- a CDS encoding 2-hydroxyacid dehydrogenase, with amino-acid sequence MTNTRRAVFLDHPSLDLGDLDLSPLRECFSDLQLFAQTLPEQVAERLQGATVAISNKILIDAVAMAANPDLKLILITATGTNNVDLAAARAQGITVCNCQGYGTPSVAQHTIMLLLNLATRLADYQKAVGEGRWQQAKQFCLLDYPIVELEGKTLGLLGHGELGGAVARLAEAFGMRVLLGQIPGRRARPDRLPLDELLPQIDALTLHCPLNEHTRHFIGARELASMKPGAFVVNTARGGLIDEQALADALRAGHLGGAATDVLSVEPPTQGNPLLAADIPRLIVTPHNAWGSREARQRIVGQLTENAQAFFSGKALRVVS; translated from the coding sequence ATGACGAACACGCGCCGCGCCGTTTTCCTTGATCATCCTTCGCTGGATCTCGGCGACCTCGACCTCAGTCCGTTGCGCGAGTGTTTCAGCGATCTGCAGCTGTTCGCCCAAACGTTGCCCGAACAAGTCGCCGAACGCCTGCAAGGTGCCACAGTGGCGATCAGCAACAAGATCCTGATCGACGCCGTCGCGATGGCCGCCAATCCCGATCTGAAACTGATCCTGATCACCGCCACCGGCACCAACAACGTCGACCTCGCCGCCGCCCGCGCGCAGGGCATCACCGTGTGCAACTGCCAGGGTTATGGCACGCCGTCGGTGGCGCAGCACACGATCATGTTGCTGCTCAACCTCGCCACGCGTCTGGCCGATTATCAGAAAGCCGTCGGCGAAGGTCGCTGGCAGCAGGCGAAACAATTCTGCCTGCTCGACTATCCGATCGTTGAGCTGGAAGGCAAAACCCTCGGCTTGCTCGGTCATGGCGAACTCGGTGGCGCCGTGGCGCGACTGGCAGAAGCGTTTGGCATGCGCGTGTTGCTCGGGCAGATTCCCGGGCGCCGTGCTCGCCCGGATCGCCTGCCGCTGGATGAACTGCTGCCACAAATCGACGCCCTCACCCTGCACTGCCCGCTCAACGAACACACCCGCCACTTCATCGGTGCCCGCGAACTGGCCTCGATGAAACCCGGCGCCTTCGTGGTCAACACCGCACGCGGCGGCCTGATCGACGAACAGGCACTGGCCGACGCTCTGCGCGCCGGGCATCTGGGCGGCGCGGCTACCGATGTGTTGAGCGTCGAGCCACCGACCCAAGGCAATCCGTTGCTCGCGGCGGACATCCCACGCCTGATCGTTACGCCACACAACGCCTGGGGTAGTCGCGAAGCACGGCAACGCATCGTCGGCCAATTGACCGAAAACGCTCAAGCGTTCTTCAGCGGTAAAGCGCTGCGGGTCGTCAGTTGA
- a CDS encoding SOS response-associated peptidase, which translates to MCGRYALFRWNRDFAALPGFPADQQAQWNISPNDSVLMLRAGEDGQRALARARWGLTPPWLTDLSKTPAHARAETVAEQPMFREALRQRRCLLPANGFYEWRGTQRKRPFWLTPGEGSSLFFAAIWEAYPVQEQVWLSTAVITQPASSQRRPLILDEAGQAAWLDPETPLHVLQGLLASEPAALRERVLANLINDPKLNGPECLTPG; encoded by the coding sequence ATGTGTGGACGTTATGCCCTGTTTCGCTGGAACCGCGATTTCGCGGCCCTGCCAGGTTTTCCCGCCGATCAGCAGGCGCAGTGGAACATTTCCCCCAATGATTCGGTGTTGATGCTGCGTGCCGGTGAAGATGGCCAGCGCGCTCTGGCCCGCGCCCGTTGGGGATTGACGCCGCCGTGGCTGACCGATTTGTCGAAAACACCGGCGCATGCCCGTGCCGAAACGGTTGCCGAGCAGCCGATGTTCCGTGAGGCGCTGCGTCAACGTCGCTGCCTGCTGCCGGCGAATGGTTTTTACGAGTGGCGTGGAACGCAGCGCAAGCGGCCGTTCTGGCTGACGCCGGGGGAAGGCTCGTCACTGTTTTTTGCGGCGATCTGGGAGGCGTATCCGGTACAGGAACAGGTGTGGTTGAGTACGGCGGTGATTACTCAACCGGCGTCGAGTCAGCGGCGGCCGTTGATTCTGGATGAGGCGGGGCAGGCGGCGTGGCTGGATCCGGAGACGCCGTTGCATGTGTTGCAGGGGCTGTTGGCGAGTGAACCGGCGGCGTTGCGTGAGCGGGTGTTGGCGAATCTGATTAATGATCCGAAGCTCAATGGGCCGGAGTGTTTGACTCCGGGTTAA
- a CDS encoding DUF2007 domain-containing protein, producing MQRIYEPENLMEGEMLKGMLASEGIEAHLIGRDLLGGTGELPIFGLLGLSVDNDQAEYARELITAYNAALPLPGDEPESFPGTLVC from the coding sequence ATGCAGCGAATCTACGAGCCGGAAAACCTGATGGAAGGTGAAATGCTCAAGGGCATGCTCGCCAGCGAAGGCATCGAGGCGCACTTGATTGGCCGCGATTTGCTCGGTGGTACGGGCGAGCTGCCGATCTTCGGTCTGTTGGGCTTGTCTGTGGATAACGATCAGGCCGAATACGCCCGCGAGCTGATCACCGCGTACAATGCCGCGCTGCCGCTGCCCGGCGATGAACCGGAGAGCTTCCCCGGGACGCTGGTCTGTTAG
- a CDS encoding helix-turn-helix transcriptional regulator yields the protein MLISHFEHGPVSAYPRDYLDGAHQPLHLHREAQLLYAVSGIMRVVTQSGAWVIPPSRAVWIPPEVAHEIFMSGDVQMRSLFIAPELSPASLQQCCVLAVTPLLRELILRAVQGPPHADNPLIQQLMLEELASLENLPLHIPMPTDRRLQNICLAMLHTPDHANTLEDWAQQVGASSRTLARLFQQQVQMSFNAWRQQLRLMEALPRLLAGDSVQRVAQDLGYGSARAFSAMFRRLLGENPREYLNTLSKLSELV from the coding sequence ATGTTAATCAGCCACTTCGAACACGGCCCGGTGAGCGCCTACCCTCGGGATTATCTGGATGGCGCGCACCAGCCGCTGCACCTGCATCGCGAGGCGCAACTGCTGTATGCCGTCAGCGGGATCATGCGTGTGGTCACGCAATCGGGGGCGTGGGTGATTCCGCCGAGTCGCGCGGTATGGATTCCACCCGAGGTGGCGCACGAGATTTTCATGAGCGGCGATGTGCAGATGCGCTCGCTGTTCATCGCGCCAGAATTGTCACCCGCCAGCCTGCAACAGTGCTGCGTATTGGCCGTGACGCCGCTGCTGCGCGAGCTGATCCTGCGAGCCGTGCAAGGGCCGCCGCATGCCGACAATCCGCTGATTCAGCAACTGATGCTGGAGGAACTTGCCAGCCTGGAAAACCTGCCACTGCACATTCCGATGCCCACTGACCGGCGCCTGCAAAACATCTGTCTGGCAATGCTGCACACCCCCGATCATGCCAATACCCTGGAAGACTGGGCGCAGCAGGTCGGCGCTAGCTCACGCACGTTGGCACGGCTGTTTCAGCAACAAGTGCAGATGAGTTTCAACGCCTGGCGCCAGCAACTGCGCCTGATGGAAGCCCTGCCGCGCCTGCTCGCCGGGGACAGCGTGCAGCGTGTGGCGCAGGATTTGGGTTACGGCAGCGCGCGGGCGTTCAGCGCGATGTTTCGTCGTTTGCTTGGGGAAAATCCCCGCGAATATCTGAATACCCTGAGCAAGCTCAGCGAGCTTGTGTAA
- a CDS encoding MFS transporter, translated as MNQSRNVIRYINAAHVIDHMFMLIFPAAVLGMTQAFGLDYAALIGLSLGGFIAFGACSLPAGWLGDHWSRRQMMLVFFFGIGASAIFTGLSNSPTMLVIGLTLIGIFAAIYHPVGTAMLVAYAQNRGREIGINGMWGNLGVAFSALITGLLVAQFGWRSAFLLPGAVAIVLGFGFALQVREEPIPKRAHTPLKGAAGQRISMMMVFGVLALATATGGVVFNATTMTYPKLFQERLHELFASPQTLGVVVSLAYAFGAVAQLSIGRVLHRLSLKWPFIVLTLCQAPLLFALAYADGWAVIALGAAFMFVVFGQVTVNDAMVANFVAPQWQSRVFALRYCLSFGASATAIPLISYVEPRHGFVGLYLILAGFGALTFLAAVVFPRTPSEEAVGQTA; from the coding sequence ATGAATCAATCCCGTAATGTCATCCGCTACATCAACGCCGCCCATGTGATCGATCACATGTTCATGCTTATTTTTCCCGCCGCCGTGCTCGGCATGACTCAAGCGTTCGGTCTCGATTACGCCGCGCTGATCGGCCTGTCGCTGGGCGGCTTCATTGCCTTCGGCGCCTGTTCGCTGCCCGCTGGTTGGCTTGGTGATCACTGGAGTCGGCGGCAGATGATGCTGGTGTTTTTCTTCGGCATCGGCGCCTCGGCGATCTTTACCGGCCTGAGTAACAGTCCGACGATGCTGGTGATCGGCCTGACCCTGATCGGTATTTTCGCTGCGATCTATCACCCGGTGGGCACGGCGATGCTGGTGGCCTACGCGCAAAACCGTGGCCGTGAAATCGGCATCAACGGCATGTGGGGCAATCTTGGCGTGGCGTTTTCGGCGCTGATCACCGGTTTGCTGGTGGCGCAGTTCGGCTGGCGCTCAGCGTTCCTGTTACCGGGGGCGGTGGCGATTGTGCTGGGTTTTGGCTTCGCCTTGCAGGTGCGTGAGGAACCGATTCCGAAGCGTGCGCACACACCACTCAAAGGCGCCGCCGGCCAGCGTATCTCGATGATGATGGTGTTCGGCGTGCTGGCGTTGGCCACGGCTACCGGCGGCGTGGTGTTCAACGCCACCACCATGACCTATCCGAAGCTGTTTCAGGAACGTTTGCATGAGCTGTTCGCCTCGCCGCAAACCCTCGGCGTGGTGGTCAGTCTGGCCTATGCCTTTGGTGCGGTTGCGCAGTTGAGCATCGGTCGAGTGCTGCATCGGCTCAGCCTGAAATGGCCGTTCATTGTCCTGACGCTGTGCCAGGCACCGCTGCTGTTTGCGCTGGCCTATGCCGACGGCTGGGCGGTGATCGCCCTCGGTGCGGCGTTCATGTTCGTGGTGTTCGGGCAGGTAACAGTGAACGATGCGATGGTTGCCAACTTCGTCGCCCCACAGTGGCAATCACGGGTGTTCGCCCTGCGTTACTGTTTATCGTTCGGTGCCAGTGCGACGGCGATTCCGCTGATTTCCTATGTCGAACCGCGCCATGGTTTTGTAGGCCTGTACTTGATTCTTGCGGGTTTCGGCGCGTTGACCTTCCTCGCTGCGGTGGTTTTCCCACGCACGCCTTCCGAGGAGGCAGTAGGACAAACCGCCTGA
- a CDS encoding class I SAM-dependent methyltransferase, with the protein MDPRSEVLLRQPELFQGSLLLAGLPADDLLGRLPNAFGWCWHAGDQAALDARFEGRSHFGVNIPEREFDSAVVFLPKSKDLTDYILNAVASRLAGREVFLVGEKRSGIEGASKQLNPFGKPRKLDSARHCQLWQVTVANAPEAKSLESLAQTYELPLAEGPLKVISLPGVFSHGRLDRGSALLLEHLDKLPSGHLLDFGCGAGVLGAAVKRRYPHNQVTLLDVDAFAAASSRLTLAANGLEAEVLTGDGIDAAPMGLNAILSNPPFHVGVHTDYFATENLLRKAAKHLKNGGELRLVANSFLKYQPLIEEHLGVCAIKAEGNGFRIYRAKRG; encoded by the coding sequence ATGGATCCGCGCAGTGAAGTACTGCTTCGTCAGCCCGAGTTGTTCCAGGGTTCGTTGTTGTTGGCCGGTTTGCCCGCCGACGATTTGCTTGGGCGCCTGCCCAACGCATTCGGCTGGTGCTGGCATGCCGGCGATCAAGCCGCGCTGGACGCCCGTTTCGAGGGCCGCAGCCATTTCGGCGTGAACATTCCCGAGCGCGAGTTCGACAGCGCCGTGGTGTTTCTGCCCAAGTCCAAGGACCTGACCGATTACATCCTCAACGCTGTGGCCTCACGTCTGGCCGGGCGCGAAGTGTTTCTGGTCGGGGAAAAACGCAGCGGCATCGAAGGCGCGTCCAAGCAGCTCAACCCGTTCGGCAAGCCGCGCAAACTCGACAGCGCGCGGCACTGCCAGTTGTGGCAGGTGACCGTGGCCAATGCCCCGGAAGCGAAATCCCTGGAAAGCCTGGCGCAGACCTATGAATTGCCACTGGCCGAAGGCCCGTTGAAAGTCATCAGCCTGCCGGGCGTGTTCAGCCACGGTCGACTGGATCGCGGCAGCGCCCTGCTGCTGGAGCATCTGGACAAACTGCCGAGCGGCCATCTGCTCGACTTCGGTTGCGGCGCTGGCGTGTTGGGGGCTGCGGTCAAACGTCGCTATCCGCACAATCAAGTGACGTTGCTGGACGTGGATGCTTTCGCTGCTGCCAGCAGCCGTCTGACGCTGGCGGCCAACGGTCTGGAAGCTGAAGTGCTGACTGGTGACGGTATCGATGCTGCGCCGATGGGTTTGAATGCAATTCTGAGCAATCCACCGTTTCATGTCGGCGTGCACACCGATTATTTCGCCACGGAGAATTTGCTGCGAAAAGCGGCCAAACATCTGAAAAATGGCGGCGAACTACGCTTGGTGGCGAACAGCTTCCTCAAGTATCAACCGCTGATCGAAGAGCATCTTGGCGTGTGTGCGATCAAGGCTGAAGGCAATGGTTTCCGGATTTACCGGGCCAAGCGCGGCTGA
- a CDS encoding methyl-accepting chemotaxis protein translates to MKFKSIQFSVAALAGAIVLSVVAALVLYALFSGARTQEMVQQRTQAQFEQVIEQRLTSLAQTQVSQIQRELEAPLLIAGGLVRVNALLGTPGADGQPRLTVSREQLISLIKENVEKNPKILGTYIGWEKNALDHNDAAYVGTSVVGIDAANGRFLPWWFRNDDGTLGLDKLVDVDDQKTLSTGVRASEYYLCSKESKKSCVIDPAPYKVGDKIVMLASFIEPIMLNGAFQGIVGADLSVNFIQEMLLAANQKLYSGAGQMALIGGNGRIVAYTKDPSKFGEKVSDILDAEQTANMANLKRGEVTYSVNKDKGRIELYLPFGIGQTDARWTLMLQLPLNAVMADLQKLQADLDAQRKSDTFGMAMVGLLIAGLGLLVIWLVGHGIARPLKQMVAMLNDIAQGEGDLTRRLSSDRSDELGSIAKGFNTFLAKLQAMITQVVTSVQSVSDSSEHTADIAIRTNIGIQKQMAEIDQVATAVQEMTATAQDVARNATQAAQAASHADQAASQGMQIVRDTSNSIGVLAVEIGKAVGVVQTLAKDSENINAILTAIRGIAEQTNLLALNAAIEAARAGEQGRGFAVVADEVRNLAQKTQKATEEIQSMIQQLQQGTRDVVRVMEDSQNRTDESVQHAAKAAEALERITQAVSVINDMNTQIASAAEEQSAVADDINRNVINIGQVANEVAGGADESSSASADLTKLAEQQRRLINQFKV, encoded by the coding sequence ATGAAGTTCAAGTCGATCCAGTTTTCCGTCGCCGCCCTGGCCGGCGCCATCGTCCTTAGCGTGGTGGCCGCGCTGGTGCTGTACGCGCTGTTTTCCGGCGCCCGTACGCAAGAGATGGTGCAACAGCGCACCCAGGCCCAGTTCGAGCAAGTCATCGAACAGCGCCTGACTTCGCTGGCACAAACCCAGGTCAGCCAGATCCAGCGCGAACTCGAAGCGCCGCTGCTGATTGCCGGCGGACTGGTGCGGGTCAACGCCCTGCTCGGCACACCGGGCGCCGATGGCCAGCCGCGCCTGACCGTCAGCCGCGAACAACTGATCAGTCTGATCAAAGAAAACGTCGAAAAGAACCCGAAGATTCTGGGCACGTATATCGGCTGGGAAAAAAACGCCCTCGACCACAATGACGCGGCCTATGTCGGCACCAGCGTGGTCGGCATCGACGCGGCCAACGGGCGCTTCCTGCCGTGGTGGTTCCGCAACGACGACGGCACCCTCGGCCTGGACAAACTGGTCGACGTCGACGACCAGAAAACCCTGTCCACCGGCGTGCGCGCCAGCGAGTACTACCTGTGCTCGAAAGAGAGCAAAAAGTCCTGCGTGATCGATCCGGCGCCATACAAGGTCGGCGACAAGATCGTCATGCTCGCCTCCTTCATTGAACCGATCATGCTCAATGGTGCCTTCCAGGGCATCGTCGGTGCTGACCTGTCGGTGAACTTCATCCAGGAAATGCTCCTCGCTGCTAACCAGAAGCTCTACAGCGGAGCCGGGCAAATGGCCCTGATCGGCGGCAATGGCCGGATCGTTGCCTACACCAAAGACCCGAGCAAATTCGGTGAAAAAGTCAGCGACATCCTCGACGCCGAGCAGACCGCCAACATGGCCAATCTCAAGCGCGGCGAAGTGACTTACTCGGTCAACAAGGACAAGGGCCGCATCGAATTGTACCTGCCGTTCGGCATCGGCCAGACCGACGCGCGCTGGACATTGATGCTGCAATTGCCACTCAACGCGGTGATGGCTGATCTGCAGAAGCTGCAGGCCGACCTCGATGCGCAACGCAAGTCCGACACCTTCGGCATGGCCATGGTCGGTCTGCTCATCGCCGGCCTCGGCCTGCTAGTGATCTGGCTGGTCGGTCACGGCATCGCCCGGCCGCTGAAGCAGATGGTCGCGATGCTCAATGACATCGCTCAGGGCGAAGGTGATCTGACCCGCCGTTTGAGCAGCGATCGCAGCGATGAACTGGGCTCGATCGCCAAGGGTTTCAACACCTTCCTCGCCAAGTTGCAGGCGATGATCACTCAGGTGGTCACGTCGGTGCAGAGCGTCAGCGATTCCTCGGAACACACCGCTGACATTGCCATTCGCACCAACATCGGCATCCAGAAACAAATGGCCGAGATCGATCAGGTCGCCACGGCGGTGCAGGAAATGACCGCCACCGCGCAGGACGTGGCGCGCAACGCGACGCAGGCTGCACAAGCGGCCAGTCATGCCGATCAGGCGGCGAGTCAGGGCATGCAGATCGTGCGTGACACCTCGAATTCGATTGGTGTGCTGGCGGTGGAAATCGGTAAGGCGGTAGGCGTAGTGCAAACGCTGGCCAAGGACAGCGAGAACATCAACGCCATTCTCACCGCCATTCGCGGGATTGCCGAGCAGACTAACCTGTTGGCCCTGAACGCGGCGATTGAAGCGGCGCGTGCCGGCGAGCAGGGTCGTGGTTTTGCCGTGGTCGCCGACGAGGTGCGCAATCTGGCGCAGAAAACCCAGAAAGCCACCGAAGAAATCCAGAGCATGATCCAGCAACTGCAGCAGGGCACACGCGATGTCGTGCGGGTCATGGAAGACAGTCAGAACCGCACCGACGAAAGCGTGCAACACGCGGCGAAAGCGGCTGAGGCGCTGGAAAGGATTACGCAGGCGGTGTCGGTGATCAACGACATGAATACGCAGATCGCCAGCGCAGCGGAAGAACAGAGCGCGGTGGCCGATGACATCAATCGCAATGTGATCAACATCGGGCAAGTGGCCAATGAAGTGGCAGGCGGTGCGGATGAGTCGAGTTCGGCGAGTGCCGATCTGACTAAACTGGCGGAGCAGCAGCGGCGGTTGATCAATCAGTTCAAGGTCTGA
- a CDS encoding LysE family transporter produces the protein MYWTEFLTVALIHLLAVASPGPDFAVVVRESVTHGRRAGTWTALGVGTAIFLHVGYSLLGIGLIVSQSIVLFNALKWAAAAYLLYIGFKALRAQPAKVVADDLHKEAGVRTARGAFTSGFVTNGLNPKATLFFLSLFTVVINPHTPLAVQAGYGVYLAVATAFWFCLVAMLFSQQRVRAGFARMGHWFDRTMGAVLIALGVKIAFTEMH, from the coding sequence ATGTACTGGACCGAGTTCTTGACCGTTGCACTGATCCACTTGTTGGCCGTCGCCAGCCCCGGCCCGGACTTTGCCGTTGTGGTGCGCGAGAGCGTGACCCACGGTCGCCGCGCCGGCACCTGGACCGCGCTGGGCGTGGGCACGGCGATTTTCCTCCACGTTGGTTATTCGTTGCTGGGGATCGGCCTGATCGTGTCGCAGTCGATCGTGCTGTTCAACGCCTTGAAATGGGCCGCAGCCGCTTACTTGCTGTACATCGGCTTCAAGGCGCTGCGCGCGCAACCGGCGAAAGTCGTGGCCGATGATCTGCACAAAGAGGCGGGCGTTCGCACCGCTCGCGGCGCGTTCACCTCAGGCTTCGTGACCAATGGCCTGAACCCGAAAGCCACGCTGTTCTTCCTGTCGCTGTTCACCGTGGTGATCAATCCGCACACGCCGCTGGCGGTGCAGGCCGGTTACGGGGTTTATCTGGCGGTCGCGACTGCGTTTTGGTTCTGTCTGGTGGCAATGCTGTTCAGTCAGCAACGGGTGCGTGCCGGTTTCGCCCGTATGGGCCACTGGTTTGATCGCACGATGGGCGCGGTGCTGATCGCTCTCGGCGTGAAAATCGCGTTTACCGAGATGCATTGA
- a CDS encoding M48 family metallopeptidase → MNKTLVVSALSAALLLAGCQSVNTTSGGAVGVERKQYMFSMLSSQEVDQMYAQSYQKTVGEASSKGVLDKTSPEAKRVQAIANRLIAQAPNFRPDAAQWQWEVNLIKSDELNANCGPGGKIIFYTGLIDSLKLTDDEIAAVMGHEIAHALREHGREAMSKAYGIEMAKQGAGALLGLGQDSLALADTVANYGMTLPNSRANENEADLIGLELAARAGYNPNAAITLWNKMSKASEGSPPEFMSTHPASTSRIASLQAAIPKVMPLYEQAPKS, encoded by the coding sequence ATGAACAAGACATTGGTTGTAAGTGCACTGAGCGCAGCGCTGTTGCTGGCCGGTTGTCAGTCGGTCAACACCACCAGCGGCGGCGCCGTGGGTGTGGAGCGCAAGCAGTACATGTTCAGCATGCTGTCCTCGCAAGAGGTCGACCAGATGTATGCCCAGTCGTATCAGAAGACTGTCGGCGAGGCCTCCAGCAAGGGTGTGCTGGACAAGACCAGTCCTGAGGCCAAGCGGGTTCAGGCGATTGCCAACCGCCTGATCGCCCAGGCGCCGAACTTCCGTCCGGATGCGGCGCAGTGGCAGTGGGAGGTCAATCTGATCAAGAGTGATGAACTCAATGCCAACTGCGGGCCTGGCGGCAAGATCATTTTCTACACCGGGTTGATCGACAGCCTGAAACTCACCGACGATGAAATCGCCGCGGTCATGGGCCATGAAATCGCCCACGCCCTGCGCGAGCACGGTCGTGAAGCGATGTCCAAGGCGTACGGGATTGAAATGGCCAAGCAGGGCGCGGGTGCGTTGCTCGGTCTGGGTCAGGACAGTCTGGCGCTGGCCGATACTGTGGCCAACTACGGCATGACCCTGCCGAACAGCCGCGCCAACGAAAACGAAGCTGATCTGATCGGCCTGGAACTGGCCGCACGCGCTGGCTACAACCCGAACGCCGCGATCACCTTGTGGAACAAGATGAGCAAGGCGTCGGAAGGTTCGCCGCCGGAGTTCATGAGCACTCACCCGGCTTCGACCAGCCGGATTGCCTCGTTGCAGGCGGCGATTCCGAAGGTTATGCCGCTGTACGAACAGGCGCCTAAATCCTGA
- a CDS encoding CPXCG motif-containing cysteine-rich protein: MLEPAEYECPYCGEPVETTVDLSGGDQTYIEDCQVCCRPITFVLQVHEEHWFLEVFSENE; encoded by the coding sequence ATGCTGGAACCTGCTGAATACGAATGTCCCTATTGTGGAGAGCCTGTCGAGACGACGGTGGACTTGTCCGGCGGCGATCAGACCTATATCGAAGACTGTCAGGTGTGTTGCCGGCCCATAACGTTCGTCTTGCAGGTCCATGAAGAGCACTGGTTTCTGGAAGTCTTCAGCGAAAACGAGTGA